From a single Brassica rapa cultivar Chiifu-401-42 chromosome A01, CAAS_Brap_v3.01, whole genome shotgun sequence genomic region:
- the LOC117133552 gene encoding B3 domain-containing protein REM10-like, translating into MPNSHKPHFLKPLLPDFHSGVTIPLGFFSQHIEGKTNRKTWKLRSDATDQTWEVIQEGRRLTGGWKDFTTAHDLQIGDIVIFKHEGDMVFHVTPFGPSCCEIQYTHPHIIKEEADADDAPSFSFDYCFQAEVTASNLKEDKLYLPEGATTCTALNKQCQEIILVNKEGNSWTVSLRFSEADGMYYIRRGWRKFCRANRCAIGDLFVFNVVGDGKTTPLMCVCPEREE; encoded by the exons ATGCCTAATTCGCACAAACCTCATTTCTTGAAGCCTCTGCTTCCCGATTTCCACAGTGGCGTG ACAATACCACTTGGCTTCTTCTCACAGCACATAGAAGGGAAGACAAACCGGAAAACATGGAAACTAAGATCGGACGCTACAGATCAAACTTGGGAAGTGATACAAGAAGGCAGGAGACTCACCGGAGGTTGGAAAGATTTCACCACAGCACATGACCTTCAAATCGGTgacattgtcatcttcaaacACGAAGGAGATATGGTGTTTCATGTCACACCATTTGGTCCTAGCTGTTGTGAGATTCAGTATACACATCCTCACATCATCAAGGAAGAAGCCGATGCGGATGATGCTCCTTCTTTCTCATTTGACTATTGTTTTCAGGCTGAGGTCACTGCTTCGAATCTAAAAGAAGACAAACTT TATCTTCCTGAGGGAGCTACGACTTGTACTGCTTTGAACAAACAATGCCAAGAGATAATACTTGTCAACAAAGAGGGAAATTCATGGACTGTGAGTTTGCGATTTAGCGAAGCAGACGGCATGTATTACATCAGAAGAGGCTGGAGAAAGTTCTGTCGTGCTAACAGATGCGCCATAGGAGACTTATTTGTGTTCAATGTGGTTGGAGATGGGAAAACTACTCCACTAATGTGTGTATGTCCGGAAAGGGAAGAGTGA